Sequence from the Bicyclus anynana chromosome 2, ilBicAnyn1.1, whole genome shotgun sequence genome:
TTTATTTTTCGATAGCGTTAAATAGTTATCTAAGAATTTTCAGTTTTATCGATCAAATTGTGAACAGCCGGATTTCAAATTCTTCACTCCTCAACACTCCTCTCCTCATCAATTTTTGTTTTGACTTTTGAGTTTTGAGTTTGACAATTCAGACAATTTGACTTTGACCACCATCTACCactgtctcagaccaattatagaaggacctgtattgcactcatagtcacgaacaaaattgtctgtcattttctgaagaaaacgagcttagatttggtatatatcatatactaaactacaagtttttgcctgtttttaacacaattccattacacaaaaaggtatttttacagaacTCTTTAAACGACgaacgattacaactatttaacatcgatactatagagacattttttataatcgcattgtTGAtcattgacagaaaagtaatcttgcgaggcaggtcctataaaataattggtctgagaccacTGTGCACTGACAGACAGCACAGACGTCAAaactcaaataaatattttgacactgACATCTGTGGTACCATTtagaaacaatattttaatttgactttTGGATGTATCAAACAATTTTTAAGATGTGTTCGTAATCGTTTATTTTTCATGATAAAATCTCCAAAATATGGTGAATTAATCAGaggagaataataaataaatatttagtttattatttaagtacatttatagctgaaaaaaatattattatgttcggAAACACTAATGACAATCAAATCATCTTGAATTGACAATTATTATGGGTGACGCATACTTCTAAAAAAGTAGTGAATAGAAAATAATGCgattttattatcaaatcaaCGCGTAATAAGACGTTAACTACAATATTTAAAGGTATTTGTATGTTTAGGATAAATCTTTAAAGCAAAATGAGTTTCCTGGGAAAGTTATTCGGTGGGAAAAAGGAAGAAAAGGGACCCACGACACACGAAGCTATACAAAAGTTACGTGAAACTGAAGAGCTATTAGTCAAAAAACAAGAGTTTCTGGAAAGGAAGATCGAAGTAGAGATACAAACAGCTAGGAAAAATGGTACAAAGAACAAACGGGGTGAGTTATCTATTTGAACCGTTTTATTATGCTGTATACATAGTACCCCTATTTACAACATCCTGACCTTGTATTGTAAACCATTCTTGGCTCAATTTCTTCCTATTACAATAACCGTTCGTTTAATAACTGCGTTCGCTCgcaattctttttaaaataaattcttattaaAGTTTATCTCTTTCATGTTGCAATAATTACTTAAATCATTATGAGTCATGAACTTGCAATATATAAGATCCTGGATAGCACTAATATCATTGTATCATTTATagtttaatgtttataaatgaaaaaaatgccaTTCCTTCTACCCTATAATTATGACACtgatctgcaggctaattcatttACTTTGATGTATGTTACTTAGTTGGAATATACAAcgttgagattctatgtaacaaatgtcatccggtgcctactgacaacccttaatggacatcatacagtagatagatgatatttctcagttGACTGGATGTTTATTATactaggttgttaataaagaccaaattaatgaataggccatATGGACTGTAATGTACACATTACAATCTACAATGTATTCAAATACAgatggaaatttaaaaaaggcatctcttttttttatatttgaaataacACTGACAAACATTTAATACTCATTTGAGTTTAATAAGCATATTATCCCTTTAAGGGACTCCCTTATTAGCCAAAAAGTGAAttatttcttattcttattctagCTGCAATTGCTGCACTCAAACGCAAGAAGCGGTATGAAAAACAACTGAACCAGATTGACGGCACACTTACACAGATAGAGGCCCAGAGAGAAGCCCTCGAGGGTGCAAACACCAACGCACAGGTCCTTAATACAATGAAGGATGCTGCAAATGCCATGAAGTTGGCTCACAAAGACatgttagtattttattttctttgcatTTGATGTTAGCATTTCTTACAGAATTTAAGCTAGGCTTATGTTGAACATAATATCCTCAGTAGAGGCAGGATATCTGTTAACATCCTTATTGCTATTGTTCCGTACtggaacacaataaaaataaagtatcatcTATAACCAACCTTGAGGAAGTttcaaatgtcattattttttataattcttatatGACTAATTGCTGTGGGCACGACCTATAGCAAAGGAATCGTTCCATTTGAACAATATATTCAGTTACCCGCAACCAGTCGAGCGGCTATCAACGCATTCCCGTTAAAATAACCATATCGCGATAAAAGGACATACTATTCCTAATCTTCGTTGTgctatcaacttatctattgtgAGGTGACATATTGTGAAGAAAATCAACATATCAGCGACCTACTTCTGCCGAGAAGGCGACGGACCAGGCCTGGCTCCACGGGACACTCCACTCGATTCAGGTTAGTGTCTGCAGCAAAGTCTTTTACGGAACATAATTTGATCCAATCGAGCCGGATTTCATTTCCTCCAGGTTGTGTTACctcaatacattaaaaattaaaaactaaatttctcaTCAACATTAAAATTTCCACGCGTTTTTTGTCGGTTCCACTTGTCATGCAACATGGCCGACAACGCTGCGTTTGATGTTTACGAAAGAGAAATAATCATTTCAGAATTAAGAAGAACATTAGATTTAATATCCGATGAAGATCAGTTTCGTGCGCGTTTACCAGATTTAACCATACAACATCGCAAATTTAgtaaaattcaaacaaaaattgaaaaatcattCATTAAAGCAAAGTGTTTTGACAAAGATGAACAATTAAGTATTCGTAATGAATTTaacgatttatattttgaaatattaaaacattcaaacaaGTTAAAGAAACAGGATGACGAGCATAGACGTTCGAGTACATACCAACGTCACTCAGTTTGTTTTCAAAACACATCACACATGAATAAATTACCCAGTCTCCCTTTGCCAACGTTCTCAGGTGAAGTTACTGACTGGCAATCATACTATGATCTGTTTTGTTCTTTGATTCATGACAATCTTGCCTACACGGATGTGGagaaatttcgttatttattgCTTACCTTAAAAGACGAACCCTATAACTTGATTAAATCGATACCCATTACCGAGGATAACTATAACATCGCCATTGACACTTTAGTATCTCGTTACGATAATAAAAGAATCATTGCATCGAAAcatttagataaaattttagatttaaaaCCATGTTCAGAAAAAATTTCGGGTCTTCGGGAACTACTTAATATTTaccaagaaaatataaaagcaTTAGAGACAATGCAATTTCCCGTACGTCATTGGAGTTTCAttctacttaatattttactacGAAAAATTCCACTAATCATACGAAAACGTTTTGAACTATCCTTGGAAAATAAGTCGGATATTCCAAGCGTTTCCATTCTCATTAGTTTTCTTGAACGAGAACTTGCTGCTTGCGAAATAACTGGCCagtcaaaattaattgatattggAGCAAATTCGTCAACTTATGAAAACCGCACAAAACATACCCTCGTTGTAGACCGAGTGCCTACCGTTCGCGGCACGCGTTTATATACCAGCAACTTTGCAAACGAAAGCCAACCTTATGTTCATACAAATAAGGCTTGTGTTTGTTGTGGTGAATCACATCACTTAATTAAATGTGCAAAATATTTGAATCTTTCACTTAAAGAGCGTCATAACTTAGTATTAAGCAAAAATATCTGTATAAACTGTTTAGGTTTTCACGActtaaaaaattgcaaaagtaattttgtttgtaaacattgTTTTTCTCGTCATAGCAGCACCATATGTTTATCTCCCAGATCTATTTCTAGCGCTGTAGGTATTGCAGAAAACGATTGCCGCGGTCCTGAAGAAGATTCTGGGAATAACTCATTACGTTCGCATACTATGTACGAAGACTGTAACCGTGAGCCAACTACATGTTCCATTGCATCGGCCGGTCGAGCGAAGACCGTGCTATTGTCTACTGCACTTGTCAATGTACGTGTTAATGAAACTGAACGGGGCATCGCACGTTGCATGGTCGATACTGGCAGTCAAGGTACATTCATTACAGAAGCTTGCGCTCAACGTTTAGGTCTATTACAACGCAAGATCCATATACCAGTTTCCGGGATAGGTGATGACGCACCAGTCTATTCTAGGGGGATAGTTTCATTCAACATCACCCCGCGTAATCACAGTAGTCCGGTAATACCAATCGAAGCAATGATATTACCGAAACTTATATCTCAGATGCCTAATATGGTTTTACCTTGTACTGAATGGAcgcatattaaaaatataaccttAGCAGATCCTAATTTTCATATACCGAACCCGGTAGACATAATATTTGGTGCAGATgtactttcagaaattttattaaataacacaaTAACAGGCCCACCTGGCGCGCCCATTGCTATAAATAGTAAACTTGGATATTTACTGTTAGGTaaactttcatttgatataaatTCCGCGCGTAATAATTACCCACTGAACATCAATTCTAAAACTATTCATGCTTGTTTTAGCTcgttaaataatgataataattatttacgacGTTCTAGGGAGCTTGAATTATTTCCTGGTCAAAAGTCCATACAGTCCACTCAGCCCATTACCCGAGATAAGACGATTCGTGAAGATTTGATTGAAGTTCCTTTTACTAATTCGACGGGGCCGAACGCCAATATCCTACCGTTTAAGCCCGATGCAACTGTTTTCGATGAATCTCACAATTTCACTGTTAATCAATTTCATAAATTGGAATATCACTTGGAACGCAATTCTCTGTTAAAACTTTCCTATCACGCTTGTTTACAAGAATATTTCGATAAAGGTCTTATGATAATGAACGACTATTGTCCCGTCTCTTCTCTTGTATCACCAATTGAACTCAAGCGAATTCGTAAAACCGCATACTTGCAGATACAAAAATGGCACAACTATTTATTGACCATAATTGCAACCCTTTCCCGCACAGTTTCTCATGGCGAGCGGCACGAGATGATTTCTAATCCTAACAGgaataattatacaattactAAAGCGTCAGAAATCAAATACAAGTCTAATACATTCATCTTCACTTTTAATGGTAAAACTTCGTcccaattttatacaaaaaaagtatatacattttataaaatagagaTAATTTATTCCTCCCTGGGGTTGTTATCACCCACGACACAATATACAAATCATTTAACACAGATACTTGGGTTCGCATGGGAAAGATGGGATGATAacgataaatattattattcgaaGTTAAATTGTCATAATCAATTGTTAACCCTTTTTAACGTGTGTTATGTGCACATTATGTATGTGGCGTATTTAAC
This genomic interval carries:
- the LOC112052548 gene encoding charged multivesicular body protein 4c: MSFLGKLFGGKKEEKGPTTHEAIQKLRETEELLVKKQEFLERKIEVEIQTARKNGTKNKRAAIAALKRKKRYEKQLNQIDGTLTQIEAQREALEGANTNAQVLNTMKDAANAMKLAHKDIDVDKVHDIMDDIAEQHDISREITDAISNNVAFPNDIDEDELERELEELEQEELDKEMIGISVPADNLPDVPATEPVPAKAKPSKEKEEDDDDFKLLKSWAT